One region of Streptomyces capillispiralis genomic DNA includes:
- a CDS encoding non-ribosomal peptide synthetase, with product MTSNDLFEDILPLAPLQEGMLFHATYDEDALDVYTVRLAIDFEGPFDLDVFHDAVRALLVRRNNLRAGFLSENLSRPVSVVPRAFDTPVVVHDLSALDAAGRAARLAELQAAERAVRFDLTAPPLLRFTVVRLAENGWRLMFACHHILLDGWSMPIVLGELFALYGARGDASVLPPAAPFKLYLAWLRKQDKERGLTAWRSALDGLPGATLVAPDADDAPEALPGRIVADLPAGPSARLAALARRLGITVNTAVQAAWGLLLARLTGTEDVVFGATVSGRPPEIDGVETMVGLFINTVPVRVRLAPGETLRDLLLRVQDEQSALLDHHYLGLTEVQRAAGHGRLFDSLVAFESYPVDADSLQSSIGDLTVTGVTGDDATHYPLTLIVVPGERVQLRLGYQGGVFTPEVAGALLTELERLLTAVADDDTRPVTEALASVTVPGGRTIGAAGAEGAAGAAGGTSVSDLTVVTGGGRAPRTPHEEVLCGLFAEALGVPSVSIDDNFFDLGGHSLLATRLVSRVRSVFDIELPVRALFDAQTVAALAERVVGSSAGGRPPVRAAEERPERVPLSFAQRRLWFLNRMEGPSGTYNIPLAVRLSGTLDVAALRSALGDVVGRHESLRTVFPDVDGQPWQQVVPTAGVDLPLEVTDVTEEGLEAALASAASAGFDLAVDLPVRASLFRVSATEHVLCVVVHHIAGDGWSQAPLARDLGRAYRARLAGTAPDWEPLPVQYADYALWQRDVLGGEEDPESPIAAQLAYWRETLNGLPDELGLPVDRARPEVASYRGGLVRVDLGARLHRDLVGLARATRSSLFMVLQAGVAGLLSRLGAGTDVPLGTAIAGRTDAALDDLVGFFVNTLVLRTDVSGDPGFRELVERVRVADLAAYAHQDLPFEQLVHAVQPSRSLARHPLFQVMIVLQNNAVASLDLPGLSARPIDGDIGAAKFDLGFNFVERKDAMGAPAGVEVTVEYSADLFDADTVALLGRRLVRLLTLAVADPAMPLSGLDLLEPREWQRLLTGRPGVEQTDGPEPADTVPGLFAARAALTPDRPAVVGEDAELTYAALDECSGRLAALLAARGVRRGDVVAVAVPRSAALTVAHLAVLRAGAVCLPVRPDDPAGRIARLLDETAPAAVLTTRDARSCLPASVTEPVLIDEPAAVTVHADHEPPGPLPDAPAYLIRTPGGKDVLLSHRGLVNRLLWMRDAYGLGADDRVLHKAPEDADVSVWERFAPLAAGSAQVVAGPGTDRDPVRLARLIRRAGVTTVHFAPSLLEVFLAEPEAAHCTGLRRVLCGGEPLPAGLPDRFRALSAGADLHVLHGAPETSSDALAWDGTSGTATAHPPAGRPVRNTRVYVLDGRLAPLPAGSTGELYVGGAQVAYGYRNRPDLTAERFVADPYGPPGSRLFRTGDLARITRDGTVELVGRTDDRITVGGRTVEPGEAEAVLTAHPAVAAALVTARPGPAGATVLVAHHVPADPAAPADAETLRAHAAAALPEYAVPAHYLALDAFPRTADGRIDRAALPEPHRSTSRAPRDDIERTLCGLFSDLLGKPVTGIDDSFFDLGGHSLLATRLVSRVRSTFGIELPFRDIFDAQTVAALAERVVASSAGGRPPVRAVAERPERVPLAFAQRRLWFLNRMEGPSGTYNVPVAVRLTGPLDVAALTTAVNDVVARHEALRTVFPETDGEPWQRVVPADRALVPVEVTDVTEDGLEAALGAAASAGFDLAADLPVRASLLRLSRTEHVLCVVMHHIAGDGWSQAPLGRDLATAYRARLDGTAPDWEPLPVQYADYALWQRDVLGGEEDPESPIAAQLAHWRETLAGLPDELSLPVDRARPAVASYRGGVVSVELGARLHRDLADLARTTRSSLFMVLQAGVAGLLSRLGAGTDVPLGTAIAGRTDAALDDLVGFFVNTLVLRTDVSGDPGLRELVERVRVTDLAAYAHQDLPFEQLVHAVQPSRSLARHPLFQVMIVLQNNAVASLDLPGLTARPVDGETSAAKFDLGFNFVERTDLDGAPAGIDVSIEYSADLFDAGTVRLIGERLARLLTTGVAEPATPLTRIDILDADEHERLVTGLNDTARALDLPPVTESGFAPETIAGLFAAQAASTPDRPAVIGEDAELSYAALDDRSSRLAALLAARGVRRGDVVAVAVPRSAALTVSLLAALKTGAAYLPVETDYPAERIAYVLGDARPAVLVTTSAALRALPEAVKGTVRSLIVLDDLGTDWELTAVTAEEVRALPGPLPESPAYVIYTSGSTGRPKGVVVPHRGIVNRLLWMQDTYRIGADDRVLQKTPSGFDVSVWEFFWPLVAGSTQVAARPGGHRDPAYLARLVRDAGVTTVHFVPSMLEVFLAEPEAARCTGLRRVLCSGEALPAGLRDRFRAALGGVGLHNLYGPTEASVDVTAWDCATAPGTASVPIGRPVWNTRTYVLDAALNPAPTGSSGELYLGGVQLAHGYLNRPDLTAERFVADPYGPPGSRLYRTGDLARVTRDGVIEFLGRTDDQVKIRGQRIEPGEIEHALTRHERVGSAVVTAHRDPSGDTRLAAYVTAAVPDAPVAPEELRDHLAALLPDHMVPAHYAVIDAVPVTPNGKVDKKALPAPRLLDRRPGRAPRDATETALCEIFAELLGHATVHIDDNFFDLGGHSLLATKLISRVRDRLGTDLSVVSIFEAPTVATLAGRLGRDTATGPTSPLLTLRPGGTDTPLFCVHPLGGLSWPYAGLAEHLPAEIGLHGLQAVGLEGDEPLPETLEEMADDYVARIRTVQPEGPYRLLGWSLGGRIAHAMAERLEAAGQEVELLALLDAYPNTTADPDARFSEREFLDGILAAAGLDADALDGPVDLDTVMAAVRAAGADLAGLTTGQLRRLQRVMANSFRLDGAAPTGRCRAGAVLFAATVDPAGEPGHWHGHVDGGLEVHPVAAGHNDLMRPEPLAEIGAVLAKKLARATGA from the coding sequence GTGACCAGCAACGACCTCTTCGAGGACATCCTTCCCCTGGCACCGCTGCAGGAGGGGATGCTCTTCCACGCGACCTACGACGAGGACGCCCTCGACGTCTACACCGTGCGCCTGGCCATCGACTTCGAGGGCCCCTTCGACCTGGACGTGTTCCACGACGCGGTGCGCGCGCTGCTGGTCCGCCGGAACAACCTGCGGGCCGGTTTCCTCTCGGAGAACCTGAGCCGGCCCGTCAGCGTCGTGCCGCGCGCCTTCGACACGCCCGTCGTCGTGCACGACCTGTCCGCGCTCGACGCCGCCGGGCGGGCGGCGCGGCTGGCCGAACTGCAGGCGGCCGAGCGGGCCGTGCGCTTCGACCTCACCGCGCCGCCGCTGCTGCGGTTCACCGTGGTGCGGCTGGCGGAGAACGGCTGGCGGCTGATGTTCGCCTGCCACCACATCCTGCTCGACGGCTGGTCCATGCCGATCGTGCTCGGCGAACTCTTCGCCCTGTACGGGGCGCGCGGCGACGCCTCCGTCCTGCCGCCCGCCGCGCCCTTCAAGCTGTACCTGGCGTGGCTGCGCAAGCAGGACAAGGAGCGGGGCCTCACGGCGTGGCGTTCCGCGCTCGACGGCCTGCCCGGCGCCACCCTGGTCGCCCCGGACGCCGACGACGCCCCCGAAGCGCTGCCCGGCCGGATCGTCGCCGACCTGCCGGCCGGGCCGAGCGCCCGCCTGGCCGCGCTCGCCCGCCGCCTCGGCATCACCGTCAACACCGCCGTCCAGGCCGCCTGGGGCCTGCTGCTGGCCCGCCTCACCGGCACCGAGGACGTCGTCTTCGGCGCGACGGTCTCCGGGCGCCCGCCCGAGATCGACGGCGTCGAGACCATGGTGGGCCTGTTCATCAACACCGTGCCGGTCCGTGTCCGGCTCGCCCCCGGCGAGACCCTGCGTGACCTGCTGCTGCGGGTCCAGGACGAGCAGTCCGCCCTCCTCGACCACCACTACCTCGGCCTCACCGAGGTCCAGCGCGCGGCGGGCCACGGCCGGCTCTTCGACAGCCTCGTCGCCTTCGAGAGCTACCCGGTGGACGCGGACTCCCTCCAGTCGTCCATCGGCGACCTCACCGTCACCGGCGTCACCGGCGACGACGCCACCCACTACCCGCTGACCCTGATCGTCGTCCCCGGCGAGCGCGTCCAGCTGCGACTGGGGTACCAGGGCGGCGTGTTCACGCCGGAGGTGGCCGGCGCCCTGCTGACCGAGCTGGAGCGGCTGCTGACGGCCGTCGCCGACGACGACACCCGGCCGGTGACCGAGGCGCTGGCGTCGGTCACCGTGCCCGGCGGCCGGACGATCGGGGCTGCGGGCGCCGAGGGCGCCGCGGGCGCGGCGGGCGGCACCTCGGTGTCGGACCTGACCGTCGTCACCGGCGGGGGGCGGGCCCCGAGGACCCCGCACGAGGAGGTGCTCTGCGGACTGTTCGCCGAAGCCCTCGGCGTGCCCTCGGTCTCCATCGACGACAACTTCTTCGACCTGGGCGGTCATTCGCTGCTCGCGACCCGGCTGGTCAGCCGCGTCCGCAGCGTCTTCGACATCGAACTGCCCGTCCGCGCCCTGTTCGACGCGCAGACGGTGGCGGCGCTCGCCGAGCGCGTCGTCGGCTCGTCGGCGGGCGGCCGGCCGCCGGTGCGCGCGGCGGAGGAGCGCCCGGAGCGGGTGCCGCTGTCGTTCGCGCAGCGCCGCCTGTGGTTCCTCAACCGCATGGAGGGCCCGAGCGGCACCTACAACATCCCGCTCGCGGTGCGGCTGTCGGGCACCCTGGACGTGGCCGCGCTGCGGTCGGCGCTGGGGGACGTCGTGGGCCGGCACGAGTCGCTGCGCACGGTGTTCCCGGACGTCGACGGACAGCCCTGGCAGCAGGTGGTGCCCACGGCCGGCGTCGACCTGCCGCTCGAGGTCACCGACGTGACCGAGGAGGGTCTGGAGGCCGCGCTGGCCTCGGCGGCCTCGGCCGGGTTCGACCTGGCGGTGGACCTGCCGGTGCGGGCCTCGCTGTTCCGGGTCTCCGCGACCGAGCACGTGCTCTGTGTCGTGGTGCACCACATCGCGGGCGACGGCTGGTCGCAGGCGCCGCTGGCGCGCGATCTCGGCCGGGCCTACCGGGCGCGGCTCGCGGGCACGGCACCGGACTGGGAGCCGCTGCCGGTGCAGTACGCGGACTACGCGCTGTGGCAGCGGGACGTGCTCGGCGGTGAGGAGGACCCGGAGTCCCCGATCGCCGCGCAACTGGCGTACTGGCGCGAGACGTTGAACGGGCTGCCGGACGAGCTGGGCCTGCCGGTGGACCGGGCGCGCCCGGAGGTGGCGTCCTACCGCGGCGGTCTGGTGCGGGTGGACCTCGGCGCCCGTCTGCACCGGGACCTGGTGGGGCTCGCGCGCGCCACCCGGTCGTCGCTGTTCATGGTGTTGCAGGCCGGTGTGGCCGGGCTGCTGTCCCGGCTCGGCGCGGGCACGGACGTGCCGCTGGGCACGGCGATCGCGGGCCGCACGGACGCGGCGCTGGACGACCTGGTCGGCTTCTTCGTCAACACGCTGGTGCTGCGCACCGACGTCTCCGGCGACCCGGGGTTCCGGGAGCTGGTGGAGCGGGTCCGGGTCGCCGACCTGGCCGCGTACGCCCACCAGGACCTGCCGTTCGAGCAGTTGGTGCACGCGGTGCAGCCGTCGCGGTCGCTGGCCCGGCACCCCCTGTTCCAGGTGATGATCGTGCTCCAGAACAACGCGGTCGCCTCCCTGGACCTGCCGGGGCTGTCCGCCCGCCCGATCGACGGGGACATCGGCGCCGCCAAGTTCGACCTCGGCTTCAACTTCGTCGAGCGCAAGGACGCCATGGGCGCGCCCGCCGGGGTCGAGGTGACGGTCGAGTACAGCGCCGACCTCTTCGACGCCGACACGGTCGCCCTCCTGGGCCGGCGCCTGGTGCGCCTGCTCACCCTCGCCGTCGCCGACCCCGCCATGCCGCTGAGCGGGCTCGACCTGCTCGAACCGCGCGAGTGGCAGCGGCTGCTGACCGGCCGGCCCGGCGTCGAGCAGACCGACGGGCCCGAGCCCGCCGACACCGTGCCGGGGCTCTTCGCGGCCCGGGCGGCGCTCACCCCGGACCGCCCGGCGGTCGTCGGCGAGGACGCCGAGCTGACCTACGCCGCGCTCGACGAGTGCTCCGGCCGCCTCGCCGCGCTGCTCGCCGCCCGTGGCGTACGCCGGGGCGACGTCGTCGCCGTCGCCGTGCCCCGCTCGGCCGCCCTGACCGTCGCGCACCTCGCGGTGCTGCGGGCCGGCGCCGTCTGCCTGCCGGTCCGGCCCGACGACCCGGCCGGCCGGATCGCCCGCCTCCTCGACGAGACCGCGCCCGCCGCCGTCCTCACCACCCGGGACGCGCGGTCCTGCCTGCCCGCCTCCGTGACGGAGCCGGTACTCATCGACGAACCGGCGGCCGTGACCGTCCACGCGGACCACGAGCCGCCCGGCCCGCTGCCCGACGCGCCCGCCTACCTGATCCGCACGCCCGGCGGGAAGGACGTGCTGCTGTCGCACCGGGGCCTCGTGAACCGGCTGCTGTGGATGCGCGACGCCTACGGCCTCGGCGCCGACGACCGGGTGCTGCACAAGGCCCCCGAGGACGCCGACGTCTCCGTCTGGGAGCGGTTCGCGCCGCTGGCCGCCGGCTCCGCCCAGGTGGTCGCCGGGCCCGGCACCGACCGCGACCCGGTCCGCCTGGCCCGGCTGATCCGCCGCGCCGGCGTGACCACCGTCCACTTCGCGCCGTCGCTGCTGGAGGTGTTCCTCGCCGAACCGGAGGCCGCCCACTGCACCGGGCTGCGCCGGGTGCTCTGCGGCGGCGAACCGCTGCCGGCCGGGCTGCCCGACCGCTTCCGGGCGCTGTCGGCGGGCGCGGACCTGCACGTCCTGCACGGCGCCCCGGAGACCTCCTCCGACGCCCTGGCCTGGGACGGCACCAGCGGCACGGCCACCGCCCACCCGCCCGCCGGACGCCCGGTCCGCAACACCCGGGTGTACGTCCTCGACGGGCGCCTCGCCCCGCTGCCCGCGGGTAGCACCGGCGAACTGTACGTCGGCGGCGCACAGGTGGCGTACGGCTACCGGAACCGCCCCGACCTGACGGCGGAGCGGTTCGTGGCCGACCCGTACGGCCCGCCCGGCTCCCGGCTCTTCCGCACCGGCGACCTGGCCCGGATCACCCGGGACGGCACGGTCGAACTCGTCGGCCGCACCGACGACCGGATCACCGTTGGCGGCCGGACCGTCGAACCCGGCGAGGCCGAGGCCGTCCTGACCGCGCACCCGGCCGTCGCCGCCGCACTGGTCACCGCCCGCCCGGGCCCGGCCGGCGCGACCGTGCTCGTCGCCCACCACGTGCCCGCCGACCCGGCGGCCCCGGCGGACGCCGAGACGCTGCGCGCCCACGCCGCCGCCGCGCTGCCCGAGTACGCGGTCCCCGCGCACTACCTGGCCCTCGACGCCTTCCCGCGCACCGCCGACGGCCGGATCGACCGCGCGGCCCTGCCCGAGCCCCACCGGAGCACGTCCCGCGCCCCGCGCGACGACATCGAGCGGACCCTGTGCGGGCTCTTCTCCGACCTGCTCGGCAAGCCGGTCACCGGCATCGACGACAGCTTCTTCGACCTGGGCGGCCACTCGCTGCTCGCCACCCGCCTGGTCAGCCGGGTCCGCTCCACCTTCGGCATCGAGCTGCCGTTCCGCGACATCTTCGACGCGCAGACCGTGGCGGCGCTCGCCGAGCGGGTCGTCGCCTCGTCGGCGGGCGGCCGGCCGCCCGTCCGCGCGGTCGCGGAGCGCCCGGAGCGGGTGCCGCTGGCGTTCGCGCAGCGCCGCCTGTGGTTCCTCAACCGCATGGAGGGCCCGAGCGGCACCTACAACGTCCCGGTGGCGGTACGGCTGACCGGCCCGCTGGACGTGGCCGCGCTGACCACCGCCGTCAACGACGTGGTCGCCCGGCACGAGGCGCTGCGCACCGTGTTCCCCGAGACCGACGGCGAACCGTGGCAGCGGGTCGTCCCGGCCGACCGGGCCCTCGTGCCCGTCGAGGTCACCGACGTGACCGAGGACGGCCTGGAGGCCGCGCTCGGGGCGGCCGCCTCGGCCGGGTTCGACCTGGCGGCGGACCTGCCGGTGCGGGCCTCGCTGCTCCGGCTCTCCCGGACCGAGCACGTGCTGTGCGTCGTCATGCACCACATCGCCGGCGACGGCTGGTCCCAGGCACCCCTGGGACGTGACCTGGCCACCGCCTACCGGGCGCGGCTCGACGGCACCGCGCCGGACTGGGAGCCGCTGCCGGTGCAGTACGCGGACTACGCGCTGTGGCAGCGGGACGTGCTCGGCGGCGAGGAGGACCCGGAGTCCCCGATCGCCGCGCAACTCGCCCACTGGCGCGAGACGCTGGCCGGACTCCCGGACGAGCTGAGCCTGCCGGTGGACCGGGCGCGCCCGGCGGTGGCGTCCTACCGCGGCGGAGTGGTGTCGGTCGAGCTCGGCGCCCGGCTCCACCGGGACCTCGCCGACCTCGCCCGCACCACCCGGTCGTCGCTGTTCATGGTGTTGCAGGCCGGTGTCGCGGGACTGCTGTCCCGGCTCGGCGCGGGCACGGACGTGCCGCTGGGCACGGCGATCGCGGGCCGCACGGACGCGGCGCTGGACGACCTGGTCGGCTTCTTCGTCAACACGCTGGTGCTGCGCACCGACGTCTCCGGCGACCCCGGCTTGCGGGAACTGGTGGAGCGGGTCCGCGTGACGGACCTGGCCGCGTACGCCCACCAGGACCTGCCGTTCGAGCAGTTGGTGCACGCGGTGCAGCCGTCGCGGTCGCTGGCCCGGCACCCCCTGTTCCAGGTGATGATCGTGCTCCAGAACAACGCGGTCGCCTCCCTGGACCTGCCCGGCCTGACCGCCCGCCCGGTCGACGGGGAGACCTCCGCCGCCAAGTTCGACCTCGGCTTCAACTTCGTCGAGCGCACCGACCTCGACGGCGCCCCCGCCGGCATCGACGTCTCCATCGAGTACAGCGCCGACCTGTTCGACGCCGGCACCGTGCGGCTCATCGGCGAACGGCTCGCCCGGCTGCTCACCACCGGCGTGGCCGAGCCGGCCACCCCGCTCACCCGCATCGACATCCTCGACGCGGACGAGCACGAGCGGCTGGTCACCGGCCTCAACGACACCGCCCGCGCCCTCGACCTGCCGCCCGTGACGGAGTCCGGCTTCGCGCCGGAGACCATCGCCGGGCTGTTCGCCGCCCAGGCCGCGAGCACCCCGGACCGCCCGGCGGTGATCGGCGAGGACGCCGAACTGAGCTACGCCGCACTCGACGACCGCTCCTCCCGGCTGGCCGCGCTGCTCGCCGCCCGGGGCGTGCGCCGCGGTGACGTGGTCGCGGTGGCCGTGCCCCGCTCCGCCGCCCTGACCGTGTCCCTGCTCGCCGCGCTCAAGACGGGCGCCGCCTACCTGCCGGTGGAGACCGACTACCCGGCCGAGCGGATCGCCTACGTCCTCGGCGACGCCCGCCCGGCCGTCCTGGTCACCACCTCGGCGGCGCTGCGCGCCCTGCCCGAGGCCGTCAAGGGCACCGTCCGCTCCCTGATCGTGCTGGACGACCTCGGCACCGACTGGGAACTGACCGCCGTGACCGCCGAGGAGGTCCGCGCCCTGCCCGGCCCGCTGCCGGAGTCACCCGCGTACGTCATCTACACCTCCGGCTCCACCGGCCGCCCCAAGGGCGTCGTCGTCCCGCACCGGGGCATCGTGAACCGGCTGCTGTGGATGCAGGACACCTACCGCATCGGCGCCGACGACCGGGTGCTGCAGAAGACCCCGTCCGGATTCGACGTCTCCGTCTGGGAGTTCTTCTGGCCGCTGGTGGCCGGCTCCACGCAGGTCGCCGCCCGGCCCGGCGGCCACCGGGACCCCGCCTACCTGGCCCGGCTGGTGAGGGACGCGGGCGTCACCACCGTCCATTTCGTGCCGTCGATGCTGGAGGTGTTCCTCGCCGAGCCCGAGGCCGCCCGCTGCACCGGGCTGCGCCGGGTGCTGTGCAGCGGCGAGGCGCTGCCCGCCGGACTGCGCGACCGCTTCCGCGCCGCGCTCGGCGGCGTCGGGCTGCACAACCTGTACGGCCCGACCGAGGCGTCCGTCGACGTCACCGCCTGGGACTGCGCCACCGCCCCCGGCACCGCGTCCGTACCGATCGGCCGGCCCGTCTGGAACACCCGCACCTACGTCCTGGACGCCGCCCTCAACCCGGCCCCGACCGGAAGCAGCGGCGAACTGTACCTGGGCGGCGTGCAGTTGGCGCACGGCTACCTGAACCGCCCCGACCTCACGGCGGAACGGTTCGTGGCCGACCCGTACGGCCCGCCCGGCTCCCGGCTCTACCGCACCGGCGACCTGGCCCGCGTCACCCGCGACGGCGTGATCGAGTTCCTCGGCCGCACCGACGACCAGGTGAAGATCCGCGGACAGCGCATCGAGCCCGGCGAGATCGAGCACGCCCTCACCCGGCACGAACGCGTCGGCAGCGCCGTCGTGACCGCGCACCGGGACCCCTCGGGCGACACCCGCCTCGCCGCGTACGTCACCGCCGCCGTGCCGGACGCACCCGTGGCGCCGGAGGAACTGCGCGACCACCTCGCCGCGCTGCTGCCCGACCACATGGTGCCCGCGCACTACGCGGTCATCGACGCCGTGCCGGTCACCCCGAACGGCAAGGTCGACAAGAAGGCCCTCCCGGCGCCCCGCCTGCTCGACCGGCGGCCCGGCCGCGCCCCGCGCGACGCGACCGAGACGGCGCTGTGCGAGATCTTCGCCGAACTCCTCGGTCACGCCACCGTCCACATCGACGACAACTTCTTCGACCTCGGCGGCCACTCGCTGCTCGCCACCAAGCTCATCAGCCGCGTCCGCGACCGGCTCGGCACCGACCTGTCCGTGGTGTCGATCTTCGAGGCGCCGACGGTGGCGACGCTCGCCGGCCGCCTCGGCCGGGACACCGCCACCGGACCGACGAGCCCGCTGCTCACCCTGCGGCCCGGCGGCACGGACACCCCGCTGTTCTGCGTCCACCCGCTCGGCGGCCTCAGCTGGCCCTACGCCGGTCTCGCCGAACACCTGCCGGCGGAGATCGGGCTGCACGGCCTCCAAGCCGTCGGACTCGAAGGCGACGAGCCACTGCCGGAGACCCTGGAGGAGATGGCGGACGACTACGTCGCCCGGATCCGCACGGTCCAGCCGGAGGGCCCCTACCGGCTGCTCGGCTGGTCGCTCGGCGGCCGGATCGCCCACGCCATGGCCGAACGGCTGGAGGCCGCGGGCCAGGAGGTCGAACTGCTCGCCCTGCTCGACGCCTACCCGAACACCACCGCCGACCCCGACGCGCGGTTCTCCGAGCGGGAGTTCCTCGACGGCATCCTCGCCGCCGCCGGACTCGACGCGGACGCGCTGGACGGCCCCGTCGACCTCGACACCGTCATGGCGGCGGTGCGCGCCGCCGGCGCCGACCTGGCCGGCCTCACCACCGGCCAACTGCGGCGCCTGCAACGCGTGATGGCCAACAGCTTCCGTCTCGACGGGGCCGCGCCCACCGGACGCTGCCGGGCCGGCGCGGTGCTGTTCGCCGCGACCGTCGACCCGGCCGGCGAGCCCGGCCACTGGCACGGCCACGTCGACGGCGGCCTGGAGGTCCACCCCGTCGCCGCCGGCCACAACGACCTGATGCGGCCCGAACCGCTCGCCGAGATCGGGGCGGTGCTGGCGAAGAAGCTGGCCCGCGCCACCGGCGCCTGA
- a CDS encoding thioesterase II family protein — MAKTVVLCVPFAGAGASVFRPWVPLAQDRFDLAAVQLPGREQRFAEEPYQDAVAAADGLLPEVLERVKGAGPVVLFGHSLGAVLSYEIAHRLAATDGVELAALVVSGSPGPWTRRENGASGLDDDQFLERVKEFAGYRHDALEDPEMRELLLPTLRADVEMHESYVPSSDRPLPAPIVSVRGTTDTLVTTEQAMEWSKATSGDFRFVEVEGGHMYLVDNPEGLIDVLADVRPA, encoded by the coding sequence ATGGCAAAGACGGTCGTGCTCTGCGTGCCGTTCGCCGGGGCCGGCGCCTCGGTCTTCCGCCCCTGGGTGCCGCTCGCCCAGGACCGGTTCGACCTCGCGGCCGTCCAGCTCCCCGGCCGTGAGCAGCGCTTCGCGGAGGAGCCCTACCAGGACGCGGTCGCCGCCGCCGACGGGCTGCTGCCCGAGGTCCTGGAGCGCGTCAAGGGCGCCGGCCCGGTCGTCCTGTTCGGCCACAGCCTCGGCGCGGTCCTGTCGTACGAGATCGCCCACCGGCTCGCCGCCACCGACGGCGTCGAGCTGGCCGCCCTGGTGGTCAGCGGCTCGCCCGGACCGTGGACCCGCCGCGAGAACGGCGCCAGCGGACTCGACGACGACCAGTTCCTGGAGCGGGTCAAGGAGTTCGCCGGCTACCGCCACGACGCCCTGGAGGACCCGGAGATGCGGGAGCTGCTGCTGCCCACGCTCCGCGCCGACGTGGAGATGCACGAGAGCTACGTCCCGTCCTCCGACCGGCCGCTGCCCGCCCCGATCGTCTCCGTGCGCGGCACCACCGACACCCTCGTCACCACCGAGCAGGCCATGGAGTGGTCCAAGGCCACCAGCGGGGACTTCCGGTTCGTCGAGGTCGAGGGCGGCCACATGTACCTGGTCGACAACCCCGAGGGCCTGATCGACGTGCTCGCGGACGTCCGCCCCGCCTGA
- a CDS encoding mycofactocin-coupled SDR family oxidoreductase, producing MRLQGKTVVVTGAARGVGRACALAFSREGADLALLDVCGDVDGVPYPLGTASQLDHTARLCREQGAAVLTATADVRDGAALRAAVDATLDRFGAVDVLVNNAGIVAPSGRTTHEIGEDEWQVMLDVNLSGAWRMISLVGPHMVARRSGSIVNVASTAGLVGYRHFAGYTASKHGLIGLTRATALDYAPLKVRVNALCPGSIRDDSAAEGRMLTEIARSLELPVGEHEQTFVQSQPMNALIEPEDVAGAALWLASDESRQVTGSVLTVDGGFTIR from the coding sequence GTGCGCCTGCAAGGAAAGACCGTCGTCGTGACGGGAGCCGCGCGCGGGGTCGGCCGTGCCTGCGCGCTGGCGTTCAGCCGGGAGGGCGCCGATCTCGCCCTGCTCGACGTGTGCGGCGACGTGGACGGCGTGCCCTACCCGCTGGGCACCGCCAGCCAGCTGGACCACACCGCGCGGCTCTGCCGCGAGCAGGGCGCCGCCGTGCTCACGGCCACCGCCGACGTCCGCGACGGCGCCGCCCTGCGCGCGGCGGTCGACGCCACGCTCGACCGGTTCGGCGCCGTCGACGTCCTCGTCAACAACGCGGGCATCGTGGCGCCGTCCGGCCGGACCACGCACGAGATCGGCGAGGACGAGTGGCAGGTGATGCTCGACGTCAACCTGTCCGGCGCCTGGCGCATGATCTCGCTGGTCGGCCCGCACATGGTGGCCCGCCGCTCCGGCAGCATCGTCAACGTCGCCTCCACCGCCGGGCTGGTCGGCTACCGGCACTTCGCCGGCTACACCGCCTCCAAGCACGGCCTGATCGGGCTGACCCGGGCCACCGCCCTGGACTACGCCCCGCTCAAGGTCCGCGTCAACGCCCTGTGCCCGGGCTCCATCCGGGACGACAGCGCCGCCGAGGGCCGGATGCTCACCGAGATCGCCAGGTCGCTGGAGCTGCCGGTCGGCGAGCACGAGCAGACCTTCGTCCAGTCGCAGCCGATGAACGCGCTGATCGAACCGGAGGACGTGGCGGGCGCCGCGCTCTGGCTGGCCTCCGACGAGTCCAGGCAGGTGACCGGCTCCGTGCTGACCGTCGACGGCGGCTTCACCATCCGCTGA